TTCCTCGATCTAAGacagaagacaaagcagtgtGTTGATCAATAATTCAAAGTAAGATTGACTCAAAACCATTGAGCAATTGTaaggttattttattcaaacctGATTACGTTTCTTATCTATTCATTTCAGTTTTTGCTTTGCTTTTCTGTTCACTCTGACTGCTTATTGTAAGGTCGACATTCAAAGTAAGATTGACTCAAAACCAGGAACAACCCTGAGTTTGGTGATGTAGTGATAACAATGGTTTTTGTTAAACCGGAAGTAAGATGATGAAAGATGAAGATGAAATTCTCTCTTGATGTTGTCATCCCCTTCCCTGTATTCACAGCTCCTCCCAGGATCCTGCCCTCTTCAGGCTGCAGCAGAATTGCAGCCTGGGTGCGATGTTCCTGCGACAGCGTGGGCAGACCATCACCGTCTCTGGAGTGGTGGTTGGATGGGAAACTGGTGTTGGGTTCTGAAGACGTGTCTGTTAGCCAGGTCAAGCTGGAGAACGCCACGTTGAGGAGCTCCCTCACAATGAGGGCCCCTGCTGGTCTGACAGCCTTGACCTGCCACAGCTCCAACGCTGCCGGGAACACCAACCAGGAGCTTCCTGTCCCCCACCTGGATACACAGCCAACCCTGACAGGTCTGACCTCAGGGAGATAAAGGGACCTTATTGCACCACCAGCTGTGAGGCTGGTCAGTCATTACAATGTCTTTAAAAATACTCCCATCACAAATAGGAGTGATGTAGACTACAGATGATGTATgataatgattataataattatatttatttatatagcacttttcaaagTTACAAAGTAATTTACATGGTCATACAAACAAGACAAATTACTAAAAGTAGAATCGATAAAGTAATAATGACAAGCAAGATGAATTAGGAGATAtttgaaataagaaaaaaagcTCAAGTTTGTAGACGCTGTAATGAGAGGGACAGTAATACAACGAGTTACAGTAGTGTAAGCAAGGAGAGATGAGAGCGTTGATAACAGTGTCAAGATTTTAACGGGATAAAAACAATCTAATTTTATAGATATCCGACACTGCAGAAACACAATTCAAAGACTGATATTATCTTGTGGTTAAAGTTAGAAATTATGACACCAACATTTCTGCAATGGGGTATGATGCAACAGGATACCGTGAGGAGAAGTGCTCTCTGGCCTGCCCCTATGGTAATGGCTACCAATTGATCTGAGTTTAGCGGAAGAAAGTTTTGAATATACAACAACTTAAAATATTCTGTGTTGTACTTTGACCAGTTGTGTTTGAGTTTTATTGTAGTGAAACAAGAAATTGGTCCGGCATTAGTCTGCATATTTATAGAAACTGATTTGCTGATGAAGGATTTGACCTAGCTGTTAAAAATATATGGAAAATATAAAAGGGCCAAGGACTGAGCCTTGAGGCATTCCATAGTTAATGGAAGGTTGGGGAACTAAAGTAACCAATGGCCACGCAAAAGTTCCTAATAGAAAGGATAACATAAGgataaaatagaaaacaaatcTGAGGCTTCACCTGATAAGCCAACCCAATGCCTAAGACGTtcaataaaatcacatggtCTACTGATTCAAAAGCAGCAGTAAGGTctaaaagcaaaaaaacacatgttAGGCCGTGTAAGAAAAAATTGAGGGAGTGACTTGTACATCATAGATCATGGTTCATGAAAGTGaggtaataaacaaaatataggATGGGTAGATCAACTCCCAGGTCACCTCCACGATGTACTCCACCAATTGGTAGGTTGGTAAgaaatttcctttttttttaatggcttTCGACGACTAATAAGCACAAGGGATTCTTAATATGCCTTGATTGGTCAAATCACAAATTCCTGGTGCCACCTTTTCACACTCAGACCAACTGCCCTGGATAGCTGCTACTGCAGTGCTAGCCGCGGGTCTGCTGTTTGCAACAGTGTGTGCCGTGAGGTACGTGGACTGCTAGCCATTGTTTGTACGAATGTCCATTTCTTCactgattatttaattattctcATTATTCAATATTTAGTTTACAGGCACACCGAGTTCATCATCTGAATTGAAACCACTTTCCCTGTCCTGCAGTGGGATCAATTCAGCTAATCACGATGTCAATCAAAAAtggtcagcttcttcttctccatcctcttcttcttcttcttcttcttcttcccaacTGTTAACATTCCAGAGCTTGGAAAATGGCCAACCGAACAAGACTTGGCAGTGATGCTCTACTCAACAAAGCTCCACCCAACCAAGGGAACTCCCAGGTAACCCTCCCCTTATTTATACCCAGGATACCCTATCTGAAAACAATCTGTAGCCGGATAACCCTAACACTATCTTTACCAAGGTAAGCCTAACCTTATCTGTAAacaggttaccctaaccctatcattaacaaggtaaccctaaccttatcTGTAAACAGGTTACCCTAAACCGACCATATGTTTACCAAGGTAAGCCTAACCTTATCTGTAAacaggttaccctaaccctatggttaccaaggtaaccctaaccttatctgtaaacgggttaccctaaccctatcgtTAGCAGGGTAACCATAACCTTATCGGTAAacaggttaccctaaccctatgtttaccaaggtaaccctaaccttatctgtaaatgggttaccctaacccgaccctatgtttatacaggtaaccctaaccctatctctGTCCCAAGGTCACCCTAAACGTAACCGTTTTTAACCCGGGTAACCAGGGTGGGAGTAACATGTGAGCCAGTAGGAGTTGAGCTCCCATAAGTCTGAGCTCCCATGAAATAAGTCAAATGTGGaaaaatgtgtgtctttgtgtgtgtgtgtgtgtgtgtgtgtgtgtgtgtgtgtgtgtgtgtgtgtgtgtgtgtgtgtgtgtgtgtgtgtgtgtgtgtgtgtgtgtgtgtgtgtgtgtgtgtgtgtgtgtgtgtgtgtgtgggatgtctTTTTGACATCCCAATCAGtaaatccatatatatatatatatataatatatatatctcattCAGGTGTTCTTCAGAAGTGGGGAGGACATCTATGCTAACATTGATACACTGATGAACACGGTCGGACCGAGACAGGATCCTgttggagcaggagaagaggcTGCTGGACTGGGAGAGGCtgctggactgggagaaggggatgttggactgggagaagaggctgctggactgggagaaggggctgttggactgggagaaggggctgttggactgggagaaggggctgttggactgggagaaggggccgACTGTGATGTGGTGTACACAACAGTGAAATGGAAGAAGAAGTCCTAGAAAAAAGAGATCTGAGCTCCTGGGGAAGAGACCCTCTGGGGCCCAGGGCCCTAGAGGCCCCTACACTTCCTCTGGGGTGGATGAGGGATGAGCTAAGGGCCGGAGGGttgagttaagggctacattgatgggtaaaggctagagggatgagttaagggctacattgatgagtaaaggctagagggatgagttaagggctacattgatgggtaaaggctagagggatgagttaagggctacaggGATGAGTTAATGCTAGAGGgctgagttaagggctacattgatgggtaaaggctagagggaGGAGTTATGGGCTACCTGGATGAGTAAAGGGATgtagggatgagttaagggctagaGGGATGAGTACGGGGCTAGACCAGGGGCCATATTCCCAAAGAATCTTAGGGTTAAAAGTTAGGGTTAGTGGCTGATTTAGGAGAAACCCTTAagaataatgggcgtgtcagtCTTAAATGTTGGACTCCTAATTGATTTAAAttagagcaattcacaaagtattatGGGCCCAAAAGTAGAACccaagtctaggagagcttaaaagtcctcgagaggactcctaactcagtaagacctattcacaaagaatcagAAAATGGCTGCAGCGAGACAAAATGTTTTGGAGATAATAGAGGACTTCGAattgataaagagatataggcGTAAGGGTATCAAACTTGTGGTTGAATTTGTGAATAACACCTCGACATttagcaacagggaaaatgcaactttgcaatgctgACGATTTAGGAATATCGCTGTTAAGGGAAACAACTGAGGACATATAAATATGTCCTCAGTTgttgtataaatatgtatatatatagtgttgATTCTGAACCCAAGTCCACAGATTATTGAACCACTGTGGGGAGCTGTGTAAGGATGCAGGCTTGCATATGTAAATGAAGGTGCGTTCACATCAAGCACATGTTCAGGATGTATAATGCAGTTCTAAGAGAGCTCGGCCGAGCGTAACATGTATAAATGGTATTGAGAAAATATATCATAAACCATGCCCAAGAGCTAAAGAGTTCACGTGTGTAAAGAGTGTAGCGTATGGGGAAGCGGCCTTCCTTAACGTCAACAATCACAACATCAGTGATGGTTAAAACACACGGGGCTGTAAAGCTTAGATCGAGTGGTGACTCTTTGTCGCTGGCGTGGTGGAGTATACGTAGAACGAATAGTATTCACTTCAGCCTTATGACATATTTATTCACCGTTCAGAAGAGCCTACAGAATACACGACTGGATGCCGCTCAGTCATTCAACTACATCGCTCCAGCTTGACTTGACGCACTCATCTGCTAGAGCGTAGTGACATCATCACGTTACCGTAAAACATGTAACACATTGTCAACAGGATTATACTGGTACCCTACTACCACAGTTCATGGAGTAGGGTGCAATATCACATATTAAAACTTAACAGGGGAAATGTTACAAATGAATCTATAATCATTCTTATTAATATATTGTATTAAGTTTGTAATCAGCTCAGTAGCAATTGGTCCTGGTACCAGTTGGGCTTTCGCTTGAGTTTCATGTCTAGGCTTTGCTTTCTTTCATCATGAGAGGAGGACTTGAACAGCAGTATGGGCTGATTTTAAAGTGTTTGAGTTCTGGATAAATGCTCAATGGATGAAGTTTGCATGGTGCTTTTAATTACCTCCTTGATataatgcaatttgcgtgtttttattgtttgtgttctctctctttaacgTGCACATtgcattatcgtggtctgcacaaacgTGTCATCAtgtgtgtattctgctaactgcactgtCCATAACTATTTGATAGGACTTCATTGTAGCGTATGTAACAGGATGTTTCGGATGAGTTTCACCGAGACCGCCTGCACTCAACAACCAGTCACCATACTGACCGCTAAACTTTTGCCCGAGAATCGACGTAAGGGGGTGTCATTCTTAGTTCACTCTTgttgatttatccttagtatgagtaggtctcagcggctttgtgaattaCTTTAAGAAAAACCCCTACGTAAAAACTTTTAGAGCAAGtgaggagcactcctagcggtaagataaaaagctttgtgaatacggccccagatgtCTAGTAAATCAGAGTTAAAAAAAAGGTTGTGAATAGGTTTTCATTCGAATATTTTTTATATgactatgattattatgattctATAGATTGGTTTAACTTttaaaatatgattattattgatAAGCAAGTCATAAGTCATCAGTGATGCCAGTAATGcgtaacgcgttactggcatcACTGGCATCACTGATGACTTATGACtttaattaaacattttaatgCTAAgacaatgttgttttgttttcattacaTTAGGTAGTAGATACATAATGAATgctctgatgatgatgaaggtgttaaaggtgtgtttttgtcttcagAAGTAATCAGCATACAACATGAATGTTAGATTGATTTAAGAAATTTTATTATTAGTTTTGGTTTTTCGCcttttttgatttaaatatatacaaaatgataaaaaaatatatcattatatatacaaaataaatatatacaaaatgaTAAACTAAATTCCATCCTGCCATGTCACTCGACCAGGCAGAGATGAAAAATAGCAGTTGAAGGTCTCCCTCACTGCGACCGCTTCCCTGGAGGCGTTGTTGCTGCCGACCCTGGGGATGCTCTGCACTGCACCCTGTGATGGCACAGTTGGAGTGCGGGGgccatcctctccctcaccaTCCCAACGCATGTAGTTGTGGAGGATACAGGTGGCTTTCACGGCGCTCTCTGCCACCTCTGGAGACACGCCGAGAACCCTCCTGTAGAGCCTCCACTGGTTGGCGAGGATGCCAAAGGCGCACTCCACAATCCTCCGGGCGTGGGACAGCCGAAAATTGAAAATCCTCCGCTCTCCCCCCAGGTTTTGGCCAGGGTAGGGCCGCAGGAGGTTCCTCCGCAGAGGAAAAGCCTCATCCCCAATGAATACATGCGGCTGGGGTCCCAGATGGTCTGCTCCAGGTAGGGGTTGATCAGGTGGAAGGTCCAGGTTCCCCAGCCGCAGAGCAGTGCCAAAGGCCGAAGACGAGAGCGTGCCTCCATCACTGCTCCTGCCGTAGGCCCCAACATCCACGACCCTAAAGCGATAGCGGGCATCCACCACCGCCAGAAGGACGATGGAGAATGCCCCCTTATAATTAAAATACTGGCTGCCAGTAGACGGTGGGGCCTGTATAACCACATGTTTGCCGTCTATGGCGCCGAGGCAGTTGGGGAAGTCCGCCAGCTTCTCGTAGTCCCCAGCTATCTTCCTCCAGTCCTCTGCCCCTGGCACAGGCATGTATGTGGAGACCATACACTGCCATatggcctcacacacactcttcacgATCCTCGCCACAGTGCAGAACCCCACCCTGTAGCTGAAGGCTATGGACCTGTAGGAGTCTCCAGTTGACAGGTACCTGCAACATAAACAAAGAGAGCCTACATTATCTTCAgttaattagaaaacaaaaaagaactgCACAGCTGCTAATAAAGGTTTGCCTTATTAATTAAATATGAAaacttttaattaatttaatttattgaaTTAATAAGAAGCCAAACCGTTAACTCCTGTTAACTCCTATAGACCTAACGTCAGTTGGTATTTAACGTTAGGTCTATAGACCTAACGTTAAATACCAACTGTTGTGTTCATTTACAAAGACACATTTCAGTTTATGCTACTCACCTCAGACAAATGCAAAGCCGTTGGGCGGGACTGATGCTCTCCCTATAATTGGTGTTCATCTTGGCGATGGTCGGCCCAATAAACGTTAACACTCCTTCACACTGCTGCCGGTTGAGTCTAAAATAGACCTTGAAGCGATCCTCGTCCAGGCGGAGCTCTTGGCACAGCCGGTGATATTCCCCGTACTGCCCCCTGCCACGATTAATGCTGTGGACCCACACTCTCCTCCGGGCAACCACGAAAGGCGCAGGGGGATCGTCCGTAACCTCCGCTGCCACGGCAAGAAGCGTTATCACTCTCGGATTCATTTCGCAAATTGTAGGAGTAACCAGGACGTTCAGTTGTCAGATGCCATATGATGGAGCCAACAGATAGAAGCTGTGTATCTATGGATACAAGCGATGACGCGTATTTAATGACGTAAACGAAAAACGCTTTGTGCGTCTTTTTTTTGAGCGGCGCGCACAAACGCGTTGAAAGCAGTTCACGGAGCGCTCCGTCTTTTaaaaacgcttttggtggacacagGCCCttaggccgcgttcacatctagcgttttttttaatctgccagcgcttgttttacattatattcctatggagcagagcaactgaccaatcacaagcggaacattgacacttcgtcacgaaggaaactctgaactgtcaaaacaagaaacaacgctagatgtgaacgcggcctaaggccgcgttcacatctagcgttttttgtaatagggataagttgagccgaccgttttttcaacaaaaagaaaagctggcagcgtttttgGCCATAAAAGCGCCGAGAGCTTTTTTTCTATTGCCTATCAACGAACCCATTCTAGATCCGACGTTACCCGCCTACTATGTATCCAGGATAGAGCCCATTAGACAAGTtgtagatctcgacatgttctgtaattaaaactattaatcgctccaccggcactttcccgagtgatttgtctgccattgtttcttgttttgacagttgagagcttccttcgtgacgaagtgtcaatgttccgcttgtgattggtcagttgcccaaaagacgcctgacgtcggccgctttcttcctgaaagttgaactttttcGAACActccgtatggcagaaaaaaacgctgggagaggcgtttaaaaaagcggccgtgactttttccagaaacgctctgctccataggaatataatgtaaaacaagcgctggcagattaaaaaaaacgctagatgtgaacgcggccttagaatagaaataaaaaaaaattctctatatttaatcccgtcactccatactgtccactgacggcgcgactgcatggaataaagcatctgtccaacatgtgtcaataacataatatttttatgtgacactgtaaacacataatcaaatgtcaattaaatcccaagtgtggaaaaccaagccacactcctcatcacaatcgttgtccgttactcttgatgcttttcattacaaaccaggcattaaaaaggggttatgttcaagaacattttacgtgggtgatttcaaactgattatccaaggtgttctcggtcagtagGCCTATTATTACCGTAacaggtgagcgccgtggtgctgcaccatatggcacttctggcggaccatgcaaatgacgggattcggagggagagggtctttagggaccataacgatttattggtaggctacataaaaatatgtaactttatgtcagaccacttctttttttaattctgggacttgctactgacagagttcactgctgcagcaacatgttgcactcactctgctttttgttgttggcgatcccattcccgtgaccgccgaacaaaactacttttcgggcctccatctcacccacaagtgtctccactttaacctccgtgaaatttcgcttttttagTAGcaatcccacgcacagttttataaatgagaccccaggggtctcatttataaaactgtgcgtgggatcgtttaGTAAATCAGAGGTTAAGATATCTAGTATGTCTAGTAAAAAACCTCAGATGTCTGGTAAATAAGAGGTTAAAAAAaaggttgggtgatgaccgaaaggacgagatcgcgggtacaagcggccgagatgagttttctcagaagggtggctggcgtctccctttgggatagggtgagaagctcagccatccgtgaggaactcggattagagccgcgctcctttacttagaaaggagtcagctgaggtggttcgggcatctggcaaggatgcccacttactgggcgcctcccttgggaggtgtttcaggcacgtccagtggggaggagacatcggggaagacccaggaataggtggagagattatatctcaacactggcctgggaacgcctcgggatccccccgtcagagcaggtcaatgtggcccgggaaagggaagtctggggccccctgcttgagctgctccccccgcgacccgaccccggataagcggatgacgatgagatgagatgagagatgctgcagcagtgaactctgtcagtggcacggagcgcacagtcccagaattaaaaaagaagtggtctgtcataaaggtacatatttttatgtacaaataaatcgttatggtccctgaagacactctccctccgaatcctgccatttgcatggtcctccagcagtgccagcATTGCAccagtgccatggtgcagcattacgcacggggctcaccgctgtatttatagggttacggtaataagactgaccgagaacaccttggataatcagtttgtaatcaacCACgaaaaatgttcttgaacataacccctttttaatgcctgatttgtcatgaaaagcattaagaggaacggacaataatataacgattgtgatgaggagtatgtggcttgattttccacacttggaatttaattgacatttgatcatgtgtttacagtgtcacataaaaatatgattttattgacacatgtttgacagatgctttattccatgcagtcgcaccgtcagtggacagtatcgATAAACTGGGCATAAACGGTATGCATAAACTGGGCAATTTATGCATTCCAACCACATAATGCATATTTATGCATTCCAATTTATGAATTGcattgctgtgcgtgcaatacaatgtaaagttctgtagtttgttttcgagctggttgggttcacaccaaaagatgcaaaaagttgccgcgcagcacgatcccattcaaagtgaatgtagagacgtgTTGCGGGTTTGCTGCCGGACCAcatgctgccgagaaaaccggcagcaaaatttgatttgcggcgcggcaaaatttgatttgcagtgcgttcacgtattttgcggcgcgacaaatgctgctcgagttgaaatatttcaacttttcggcagcaaacgcgtgatgacagccaatcagcgttcaacagcgttgccactgagtgacatgccgtaacagccaatcagtgttactcccttggagtgtatggagtcagaacagactcattattaatgaatgcacagagaaggattcacaaatgtattttgtgatttatacataaattactctcttctcacaaatacatttcaatgcacacacaaatggatatcggcatgtataaatgtaaaataaatccataaacaaaaataagtttcacaaacatatttctgatccacacacaaatatgtcttgttttaaataaaggtaatataaatccataaatatattaatttaaaatagatttgcaattttcatcaaaaatgtatttggatgttgttacatttatgtacaaactgttaaacttgaatttacaagacgcttttcatttgtgagcttgtttgcatttgtgtgtgaaactgtctgcatttatgtgtggatttttgagactcctgacgtcgctagattcacaaatgcatttttttcaacaaggaactctctgtagccaatcagatgcctccctcgttttcagccaatcacatggctgcagttccgacctctgagtccagcctccgagcctcccggttctctgtcaaatgtctactctatcggaaagaacatgtttttttgaatgatcgtacataacaatctctaggtggtgaagaagtgaatgctgcgtcacgacactttttccatctaatttcgactgggatttgggattatcggtgccgttaaagtagtaaacggtaGTGGTGgcgagatgatgcctcatgaaacgtcaaagcctcgCATCCAGGTGAACCATCAAAGTGGTTCGAcctcgaagcttcaaatgagtaggctacgctagggacacctagtggtgaatgaaattatgatgaaagaaagagtttcctgtgacgatgtgatgtttgcttcgtACAACATCAAACCGTTAAAGAATTaaagtcatttcagtgatacgtgtgagtgtgccgtTCATAAATATCTCCCGAGCTCATGGTAGAGAACAAATCATTTGACTAAGGTTTTAAGTCATCCCGGGCAAAATAGATTGTCTTATAACTACAGTAGCctactaataattgtaataatagaaCTGCATGATGACTGAGAACGAGTGTGATTAATTACATAGCCATAAAAGTGATCTTGGAACTGGGTAGGGTcttctttttgtaaaaatgtgccaattgtgaacccatatcgcggaacagcccgagatgaagcctcgaacgtcacgcgctacgtcatttcgcctatgtgaatcctactcgatacggagcttcgctgggggagaagccgaggtactcgacacacgccccgatgcctcgacgcaaaccataacatcactagtaaacggcaccgacgtaaaaacccagtcacagcagtcatgtggttgactgaaaacgagggaggcatctgattggctacagagacttccttgttgaaaaaaagtgcatttgtgaatctagcgacgtcaggagagtctcaaaaatccacacataaatacagaccagttcccacacaaatgcaagtaagttcacaaatgaaaaacgtcttgtaaatacaagtttaacagtttgtatataaatgttacaacatccaaatacattgtgatgaaaattgcaaatatttttttaattaatatatttatggatttatattacatttatttaaaacaaggtacatttgtgtgtggattagaaatgtgtttgtgaaacttatttttgtttatggatttattttacatttatacataccgatatccatttatgtgtgcattgaaatgtatttgtgggaagagagtaatttatatataaatcacaaaatacatttgtgaatccttttctgtgcattcattattaatgagactgttctgaccccatagttTTGCACCACTTTACTATCTTTATTGTAAACCAATCCTTgacatttggaaataaacatGTCCTCTGCCGTTGTCCCATGTCCATTGTGACAACATTgagcaattgtgtgtgtgtgtgtgtgtgtgtgtgtgtgtgtgtgtgtgtgtgtgtgtgtgtgtgtgtgtgtgtgtgtgtgtgtgtgtgtgtgtgtgtgtgtgtgtgtgtgtgtgtgtgtgtgtgtgtgtgtgtgtgtgtgtcccactgaGCAGAGCCAAATGCCTGGCCAGGGGAGAAGAAacttttgcggcgcagcaaaggttttgaaaacttgatttgctgcgcGGCAAAACTTCGGTGACAACGCATACTGGCAGCAAATAGCATCTTTGTGAACGCAGGGGCTAATGTAGCTGCAAATATACGACTAGctaatttcatgacacaatcacaaagacgaacgggaacgctataagtgctcCAAGACTGGAAATTACGTAAAaagcaactcggaaggctggcgtccgaggattcaggaacacaccatggATCATTACACCGTCACTTATGTCATACTGACACGTCACTGAGGTCAGACTAGACACGTCACTGAAGTCCGACCGGAGGAAAGATGGCGACTACCTATGAGAGCTTCTGCCTGTGAGTCTGATTATTTATTACACGTTGGACAGCAG
Above is a genomic segment from Gadus morhua chromosome 6, gadMor3.0, whole genome shotgun sequence containing:
- the LOC115546145 gene encoding protein ALP1-like → MNPRVITLLAVAAEVTDDPPAPFVVARRRVWVHSINRGRGQYGEYHRLCQELRLDEDRFKVYFRLNRQQCEGVLTFIGPTIAKMNTNYRESISPAQRLCICLRYLSTGDSYRSIAFSYRVGFCTVARIVKSVCEAIWQCMVSTYMPVPGAEDWRKIAGDYEKLADFPNCLGAIDGKHVVIQAPPSTGSQYFNYKGAFSIVLLAVVDARYRFRVVDVGAYGRSSDGGTLSSSAFGTALRLGNLDLPPDQPLPGADHLGPQPHVFIGDEAFPLRRNLLRPYPGQNLGGERRIFNFRLSHARRIVECAFGILANQWRLYRRVLGVSPEVAESAVKATCILHNYMRWDGEGEDGPRTPTVPSQGAVQSIPRVGSNNASREAVAVRETFNCYFSSLPGRVTWQDGI